From a region of the Theobroma cacao cultivar B97-61/B2 chromosome 8, Criollo_cocoa_genome_V2, whole genome shotgun sequence genome:
- the LOC18592152 gene encoding cryptochrome-1 isoform X1 — MSGGACSIVWFRRDLRVEDNPALAAGVRAGAVVAVFIWAPEEEGHYYPGRVSRWWLKQSLAHLDSSLRSLGTCLISKRSTESVSSLLEVVKSTGATQLFFNHLYDPISLVRDHRAKEVLTAHGVAVRSFNADLLYEPWDVNDAQGRPFTTFAAFWEKCLSMPYDPEAPLLPPKRIISGDVSNCPSHPLAFEDESEKGSNALLARAWSPGWSNADKALTTFINGPLIEYSKNRRKADSATTSFLSPHLHFGEVSVRKVFHLVRIKQVLWANEGNEAGEESVNLFIKSIGLREYSRYLSFNHPYSHERPLLGHLKFFPWVVDEGYFKAWRQGRTGYPLVDAGMRELWATGWLHDRIRVVVSSFFVKVLQLPWRWGMKYFWDTLLDADLESDALGWQYISGTLPDGREFDRIDNPQFEGYKFDPHGEYVRRWLPELARLPTDWIHHPWNAPESVLQAAGIELGSNYPLPIVGIDAAKARLQEALSEMWQQEAASRAAIENGTEEGLGDSSESAPFAFPQDIQMEENLEPARNNAPATTRRYEDQMVPSMTSSLVRGEDEEPSLDLRTSAEESRAEVPRNLSMDQEPRRDILNQGVPQTVRNSNTFLQFNIPTGVGNAEDSTAESSSSSGRRERDGGVVPVWSPPASSYSEQFIGDENGIGGSSSYLQRHPRSHQIVNWRRLSQTG, encoded by the exons ATGTCAGGTGGTGCTTGTAGCATAGTTTGGTTCAGGAGGGATCTCAGAGTTGAAGATAATCCGGCACTTGCAGCTGGTGTTAGAGCAGGTGCTGTTGTGGCCGTTTTTATATGGGCACCTGAAGAAGAAGGCCATTATTACCCTGGGAGGGTGTCAAGGTGGTGGCTTAAGCAGAGTTTGGCTCATCTTGATTCTTCTTTGAGGAGTCTCGGTACTTGTCTCATCTCAAAGAGATCTACTGAGAGTGTGTCTTCTCTTCTTGAGGTTGTTAAATCTACTGGTGCTACTCAGCTCTTCTTCAATCACTTGTATg ATCCTATATCACTGGTTAGGGATCATCGTGCAAAGGAGGTATTAACAGCCCACGGTGTAGCAGTGCGATCTTTCAATGCAGATTTACTTTATGAACCCTGGGATGTAAATGATGCTCAGGGCCGCCCTTTCACTACTTTTGCTGCTTTCTGGGAAAAATGCCTTAGCATGCCCTATGACCCTGAGGCTCCGCTTCTTCCACCTAAGAGAATAATCTCAG GTGATGTGTCAAACTGCCCTTCGCATCCATTGGCGTTTGAAGATGAATCAGAGAAGGGAAGCAATGCACTTCTAGCTCGAGCATGGTCACCTGGGTGGAGCAATGCTGATAAGGCATTGACCACATTCATTAATGGACCTCTAATTGAGTACTCTAAGAATAGAAGAAAGGCTGATAGTGCTACAACCTCATTTCTCTCTCCCCACTTGCATTTTGGGGAAGTGAGTGTGAGAAAAGTCTTTCATCTTGTCCGCATCAAGCAGGTTCTATGGGCCAATGAAGGGAACGAGGCTGGAGAGGAGAGTGTGAACTTGTTTATCAAGTCAATTGGACTGAGGGAATATTCAAGATACTTGAGTTTTAACCATCCTTACAGTCATGAAAGGCCTCTTCTCGGGCATCTTAAGTTTTTCCCTTGGGTAGTGGATGAGGGCTATTTTAAGGCATGGAGACAAGGTAGAACTGGTTATCCACTGGTGGATGCTGGCATGAGAGAGTTGTGGGCCACTGGCTGGCTACATGACCGGATAAGAGTTGTAGTTTCTAGTTTCTTTGTAAAGGTTCTGCAGCTTCCTTGGAGATGGGGTATGAAGTATTTTTGGGATACCCTCTTGGATGCAGACTTAGAAAGCGATGCTCTTGGTTGGCAGTATATATCTGGTACTCTTCCAGATGGTCGTGAGTTTGACCGCATAGATAATCCACAG TTTGAGGGTTACAAGTTTGACCCACATGGAGAATATGTCCGACGGTGGCTTCCTGAACTGGCAAGACTGCCAACTGATTGGATACATCATCCATGGAATGCTCCTGAATCTGTACTCCAAGCTGCTGGAATTGAGCTTGGGTCAAATTACCCTCTACCTATTGTAGGAATAGATGCTGCAAAAGCCAGGTTGCAAGAAGCACTTTCAGAGATGTGGCAACAAGAAGCAGCATCAAGGGCTGCAATTGAAAATGGAACTGAGGAGGGCCTTGGAGACTCTTCTGAATCAGCGCCATTTGCCTTTCCTCAAGACATACAAATGGAGGAAAACCTTGAACCAGCAAGGAACAATGCTCCAGCTACAACCCGGCGTTATGAGGATCAGATGGTTCCTAGCATGACTTCTTCTTTGGTGAGAGGAGAAGATGAAGAACCTTCTTTGGATCTTAGAACTTCAGCAGAAGAGAGCAGAGCAGAAGTTCCAAGAAATTTAAGTATGGATCAAGAACCACGAAGAGACATATTAAACCAAGGAGTTCCACAAACAGTTCGTAACAGTAACACTTTTCTGCAATTTAATATCCCAACGGGGGTGGGAAATGCTGAGGATTCCACAGCAGAATCTTCTAGTAGTAGTGGTAGGAGAGAGAGGGATGGAGGAGTTGTTCCAGTTTGGTCTCCTCCAGCTTCTAGTTATTCAGAGCAGTTCATAGGTGATGAAAACGGTATTGGTGGGAGCTCATCTTATTTGCAGAGGCATCCACGGTCCCACCAAATAGTTAACTGGAGGCGTTTATCTCAAACTGG GTGA
- the LOC18592152 gene encoding cryptochrome-1 isoform X2 yields MSGGACSIVWFRRDLRVEDNPALAAGVRAGAVVAVFIWAPEEEGHYYPGRVSRWWLKQSLAHLDSSLRSLGTCLISKRSTESVSSLLEVVKSTGATQLFFNHLYDPISLVRDHRAKEVLTAHGVAVRSFNADLLYEPWDVNDAQGRPFTTFAAFWEKCLSMPYDPEAPLLPPKRIISGDVSNCPSHPLAFEDESEKGSNALLARAWSPGWSNADKALTTFINGPLIEYSKNRRKADSATTSFLSPHLHFGEVSVRKVFHLVRIKQVLWANEGNEAGEESVNLFIKSIGLREYSRYLSFNHPYSHERPLLGHLKFFPWVVDEGYFKAWRQGRTGYPLVDAGMRELWATGWLHDRIRVVVSSFFVKVLQLPWRWGMKYFWDTLLDADLESDALGWQYISGTLPDGREFDRIDNPQFEGYKFDPHGEYVRRWLPELARLPTDWIHHPWNAPESVLQAAGIELGSNYPLPIVGIDAAKARLQEALSEMWQQEAASRAAIENGTEEGLGDSSESAPFAFPQDIQMEENLEPARNNAPATTRRYEDQMVPSMTSSLVRGEDEEPSLDLRTSAEESRAEVPRNLSMDQEPRRDILNQGVPQTVRNSNTFLQFNIPTGVGNAEDSTAESSSSSGRRERDGGVVPVWSPPASSYSEQFIGDENGIGGSSSYLQRHPRSHQIVNWRRLSQTG; encoded by the exons ATGTCAGGTGGTGCTTGTAGCATAGTTTGGTTCAGGAGGGATCTCAGAGTTGAAGATAATCCGGCACTTGCAGCTGGTGTTAGAGCAGGTGCTGTTGTGGCCGTTTTTATATGGGCACCTGAAGAAGAAGGCCATTATTACCCTGGGAGGGTGTCAAGGTGGTGGCTTAAGCAGAGTTTGGCTCATCTTGATTCTTCTTTGAGGAGTCTCGGTACTTGTCTCATCTCAAAGAGATCTACTGAGAGTGTGTCTTCTCTTCTTGAGGTTGTTAAATCTACTGGTGCTACTCAGCTCTTCTTCAATCACTTGTATg ATCCTATATCACTGGTTAGGGATCATCGTGCAAAGGAGGTATTAACAGCCCACGGTGTAGCAGTGCGATCTTTCAATGCAGATTTACTTTATGAACCCTGGGATGTAAATGATGCTCAGGGCCGCCCTTTCACTACTTTTGCTGCTTTCTGGGAAAAATGCCTTAGCATGCCCTATGACCCTGAGGCTCCGCTTCTTCCACCTAAGAGAATAATCTCAG GTGATGTGTCAAACTGCCCTTCGCATCCATTGGCGTTTGAAGATGAATCAGAGAAGGGAAGCAATGCACTTCTAGCTCGAGCATGGTCACCTGGGTGGAGCAATGCTGATAAGGCATTGACCACATTCATTAATGGACCTCTAATTGAGTACTCTAAGAATAGAAGAAAGGCTGATAGTGCTACAACCTCATTTCTCTCTCCCCACTTGCATTTTGGGGAAGTGAGTGTGAGAAAAGTCTTTCATCTTGTCCGCATCAAGCAGGTTCTATGGGCCAATGAAGGGAACGAGGCTGGAGAGGAGAGTGTGAACTTGTTTATCAAGTCAATTGGACTGAGGGAATATTCAAGATACTTGAGTTTTAACCATCCTTACAGTCATGAAAGGCCTCTTCTCGGGCATCTTAAGTTTTTCCCTTGGGTAGTGGATGAGGGCTATTTTAAGGCATGGAGACAAGGTAGAACTGGTTATCCACTGGTGGATGCTGGCATGAGAGAGTTGTGGGCCACTGGCTGGCTACATGACCGGATAAGAGTTGTAGTTTCTAGTTTCTTTGTAAAGGTTCTGCAGCTTCCTTGGAGATGGGGTATGAAGTATTTTTGGGATACCCTCTTGGATGCAGACTTAGAAAGCGATGCTCTTGGTTGGCAGTATATATCTGGTACTCTTCCAGATGGTCGTGAGTTTGACCGCATAGATAATCCACAG TTTGAGGGTTACAAGTTTGACCCACATGGAGAATATGTCCGACGGTGGCTTCCTGAACTGGCAAGACTGCCAACTGATTGGATACATCATCCATGGAATGCTCCTGAATCTGTACTCCAAGCTGCTGGAATTGAGCTTGGGTCAAATTACCCTCTACCTATTGTAGGAATAGATGCTGCAAAAGCCAGGTTGCAAGAAGCACTTTCAGAGATGTGGCAACAAGAAGCAGCATCAAGGGCTGCAATTGAAAATGGAACTGAGGAGGGCCTTGGAGACTCTTCTGAATCAGCGCCATTTGCCTTTCCTCAAGACATACAAATGGAGGAAAACCTTGAACCAGCAAGGAACAATGCTCCAGCTACAACCCGGCGTTATGAGGATCAGATGGTTCCTAGCATGACTTCTTCTTTGGTGAGAGGAGAAGATGAAGAACCTTCTTTGGATCTTAGAACTTCAGCAGAAGAGAGCAGAGCAGAAGTTCCAAGAAATTTAAGTATGGATCAAGAACCACGAAGAGACATATTAAACCAAGGAGTTCCACAAACAGTTCGTAACAGTAACACTTTTCTGCAATTTAATATCCCAACGGGGGTGGGAAATGCTGAGGATTCCACAGCAGAATCTTCTAGTAGTAGTGGTAGGAGAGAGAGGGATGGAGGAGTTGTTCCAGTTTGGTCTCCTCCAGCTTCTAGTTATTCAGAGCAGTTCATAGGTGATGAAAACGGTATTGGTGGGAGCTCATCTTATTTGCAGAGGCATCCACGGTCCCACCAAATAGTTAACTGGAGGCGTTTATCTCAAACTGGGTAA